Proteins co-encoded in one Bradyrhizobium sp. 170 genomic window:
- a CDS encoding PAS domain-containing sensor histidine kinase — MTTAETTSAQPLDPSLAESGGGILRKWVAPFAVAIALLSAFLTFMVLSGLTPIEPTRHVVYSFLLINAATILLLVGIIVREVWLVIQARRRGRAAARLHVQIVSLFSIIAVLPAVLVAVVANVTIDRGLDRLFSGPTREVMQNSLIVARAYTYEHAQLIRGDILGMANDIARARPLFDQDRRSFRELLTMSATSRNLPGAMLIDKDRTVLETAQTGIKQEFTTPPQDFLSNVNEEEPQIAVFPDANYVAAVIRLRAFDDTFLYVARLLDPRVVAQLKQTEASVAEYAQIESRRLGIQVAFALMFAVIALTILMASVLIGLNFANWLVAPIRNLMSAANIVSTGDLHVQVPVHKSEGDLAQLGETFNKMTAELRTQRDELVSASDLIDSRRRFIEAVLSSASAGIIGVDASGSVGILNRSAEKLIGHAESETLDHPLSDVLPELDDMMKTAREGTQRLVQGQITITRDGHERNLSVRVSAEQTSQSRDSYIITLDDITELVSAQRTSAWGDVARRIAHEIKNPLTPIQLSAERIRRKFGKVITEDKGIFEQCTDTIVRQVDDIRRMVDEFSRFARMPKPVMEGEDVADTVRQAVFLMKVGHPDLDIEADIKQDPMRAQFDRRLISQALTNIIKNATEAIEQVPPEELGKGRIDVIAARENDDIVIDVIDNGIGLPKVSRARLLEPYVTTRQKGTGLGLAIVGRVLEDHGGRIELKDASDFRAGQRGAWMRLRFAVSGHAPKAEAKQPDSGTKPQVDQTKAPSGETNEAASATNDEAKTEAATGN, encoded by the coding sequence ATGACCACCGCAGAGACGACCTCGGCACAACCACTCGACCCGTCGCTAGCCGAATCCGGAGGAGGGATCCTGCGGAAGTGGGTGGCGCCGTTTGCGGTCGCGATCGCGCTGCTGTCGGCATTTCTGACCTTCATGGTCCTGAGCGGCCTGACACCGATCGAGCCGACCCGCCACGTCGTCTATTCGTTCCTGCTGATCAATGCGGCGACCATCCTGCTGCTGGTCGGCATCATCGTCCGCGAAGTCTGGCTGGTGATTCAGGCCCGGCGGCGTGGACGGGCGGCGGCGCGGCTGCACGTCCAGATCGTCAGCCTGTTCTCGATCATTGCCGTGCTGCCGGCGGTGCTGGTCGCCGTCGTCGCCAACGTGACTATCGACCGCGGCCTGGACCGGCTGTTCTCCGGCCCGACACGCGAGGTGATGCAGAACTCGCTGATCGTCGCCCGGGCCTACACCTACGAACATGCGCAGCTGATCCGCGGCGACATCCTGGGGATGGCCAACGACATTGCCCGTGCAAGGCCTCTGTTCGACCAGGACCGCCGGTCGTTTCGCGAATTGCTGACGATGAGCGCCACCTCCCGGAATTTGCCGGGAGCCATGCTGATCGACAAGGATCGCACCGTCCTGGAGACGGCGCAAACCGGCATCAAGCAGGAATTCACGACGCCGCCACAGGACTTTCTCAGCAACGTCAATGAAGAAGAGCCGCAGATCGCGGTCTTCCCCGACGCGAACTACGTGGCGGCGGTGATCCGGTTGCGCGCCTTCGACGATACCTTCCTGTACGTAGCCCGGCTGCTCGATCCCCGCGTGGTCGCGCAGCTCAAGCAGACCGAGGCCAGCGTCGCCGAATACGCCCAGATCGAATCCCGCCGGCTCGGCATTCAGGTCGCCTTCGCGCTGATGTTTGCGGTGATCGCGCTGACCATTCTGATGGCGTCGGTGCTGATCGGGTTGAATTTTGCCAACTGGCTGGTGGCGCCGATCCGAAATTTGATGAGCGCCGCCAATATCGTTTCGACCGGCGATCTGCATGTCCAGGTGCCGGTCCACAAATCCGAAGGCGACCTCGCGCAACTCGGCGAGACCTTCAACAAGATGACGGCCGAACTGCGCACCCAGCGCGACGAGCTGGTCAGCGCTTCGGACCTGATCGACAGCCGCCGCCGCTTCATCGAGGCGGTATTGTCCTCGGCCAGCGCCGGCATCATCGGCGTCGACGCCTCGGGCAGCGTCGGCATCCTGAACCGCTCGGCCGAGAAACTGATCGGCCATGCCGAATCCGAGACGCTGGATCATCCGCTTTCGGATGTGTTGCCCGAGCTCGACGACATGATGAAGACCGCGCGCGAGGGCACGCAGCGCTTGGTGCAGGGCCAGATCACGATTACGCGCGACGGCCATGAGCGCAATTTGTCGGTCCGCGTCAGCGCCGAGCAAACCAGCCAGTCGCGCGACAGCTACATCATCACGCTCGACGACATCACGGAGCTCGTCTCCGCGCAGCGGACATCGGCATGGGGCGACGTTGCGCGCCGCATCGCCCACGAAATCAAGAACCCGCTGACGCCGATCCAGCTTTCGGCCGAACGCATTCGCCGTAAATTCGGCAAGGTCATCACCGAAGACAAGGGCATCTTCGAGCAGTGTACCGACACCATCGTGCGGCAGGTCGACGACATCAGGCGGATGGTTGATGAATTCTCTCGCTTCGCGCGGATGCCAAAGCCGGTCATGGAGGGCGAGGACGTCGCCGACACCGTGCGGCAGGCGGTATTCCTGATGAAGGTTGGGCATCCCGATCTCGATATCGAGGCCGATATCAAGCAGGATCCGATGCGCGCGCAGTTCGACCGCCGGCTGATTTCGCAGGCGCTGACCAACATCATCAAGAACGCGACGGAGGCGATCGAGCAGGTGCCGCCGGAAGAACTCGGCAAGGGACGCATCGACGTCATTGCCGCGCGCGAAAACGACGACATCGTGATCGACGTGATCGACAATGGTATAGGCCTGCCGAAGGTGAGCCGTGCGCGGCTGCTGGAGCCCTATGTGACGACGCGCCAGAAGGGCACCGGGCTCGGGCTCGCCATCGTCGGCCGCGTGCTGGAAGACCATGGCGGCCGCATCGAACTCAAGGATGCCTCCGATTTCAGGGCAGGGCAGCGCGGCGCCTGGATGCGGCTGCGGTTCGCCGTGTCCGGTCATGCGCCGAAGGCGGAAGCAAAGCAGCCGGATTCGGGCACGAAACCGCAGGTTGACCAAACAAAAGCGCCGTCAGGCGAAACCAATGAGGCGGCATCCGCGACCAATGATGAAGCAAAAACCGAAGCCGCGACAGGCAACTGA
- a CDS encoding sigma-54 dependent transcriptional regulator, whose product MASDILIVDDEADIRDLVAGILDDEGFSTRTARDSDSALGEIANRRPHLVFLDIWLQGSKLDGLQLLEQIKKDHADVPVVMISGHGNIETAVAAIKRGAYDFIEKPFKSDRLILVATRALETSRLKREVKELKQLAPTASVLTGRSACMNQLRQTIDRAAKANSRILIVGPSGSGKELAARTLHNASSRSEGPFAVINAAAITPERMEVELFGIEQSNGEQARKPGALEEAHGGTLFIDEIADMPRETQNKILRVLVDQTFQRSGGTAKIHVDVRIISSTARNLEEEIAEGRFREDLYHRLSVVPIRVPPLSERREDIPELIDYFMDQISAATGLPKRQIGQDAMAVLQSHVWPGNVRQLRNNVERVMILAGGGPEVIITADMLPQDVGSMVPAMPTSNNGEHIMGLPLREAREVFERDYLIAQISRFSGNISRTAEFVGMERSALHRKLKALGVG is encoded by the coding sequence ATGGCCAGTGACATTCTGATTGTCGATGACGAAGCCGATATTCGTGACCTCGTTGCGGGCATCCTGGACGACGAAGGTTTCAGTACCCGGACCGCGCGCGACAGCGATTCCGCCCTTGGCGAGATTGCCAACCGCCGTCCGCATCTGGTGTTTCTCGACATCTGGCTGCAGGGCTCCAAGCTCGACGGCCTGCAACTGCTCGAGCAGATCAAGAAGGATCACGCCGACGTTCCTGTGGTGATGATCTCCGGCCACGGCAACATCGAGACCGCGGTGGCTGCGATCAAGCGCGGCGCCTATGACTTCATCGAAAAGCCGTTCAAGTCGGACCGGTTGATCCTGGTGGCGACACGGGCGCTGGAAACCTCGCGGCTCAAGCGCGAGGTGAAGGAACTCAAGCAACTGGCTCCCACCGCGAGCGTTCTCACCGGCCGCTCCGCCTGCATGAACCAGTTGCGCCAAACCATCGATCGGGCGGCCAAGGCCAACAGCCGCATCCTGATCGTCGGCCCCTCCGGTTCGGGCAAGGAACTGGCCGCGCGCACGCTGCACAATGCATCGAGCCGCTCTGAAGGACCGTTCGCGGTGATCAACGCCGCGGCGATCACGCCGGAGCGGATGGAAGTCGAGTTGTTCGGTATCGAGCAGTCGAACGGCGAGCAGGCGCGCAAGCCGGGCGCGCTGGAAGAGGCCCACGGCGGTACGCTGTTCATCGACGAAATCGCCGACATGCCGCGCGAGACCCAGAACAAGATCCTGCGCGTGCTGGTCGATCAGACCTTTCAGCGCTCGGGCGGCACCGCCAAGATTCATGTCGATGTTCGCATCATCTCCTCGACGGCGCGCAACCTGGAGGAAGAGATCGCAGAAGGGCGCTTCCGCGAGGATCTCTACCATCGGCTGTCGGTGGTGCCGATCCGCGTCCCCCCGCTGTCGGAACGCCGCGAGGACATCCCCGAACTGATCGACTATTTCATGGACCAGATATCGGCGGCGACGGGCTTGCCGAAGCGGCAGATCGGCCAGGACGCCATGGCGGTGTTGCAGTCGCATGTCTGGCCCGGCAACGTCCGCCAGCTCCGCAATAATGTCGAGCGCGTCATGATTCTGGCCGGCGGCGGCCCTGAAGTGATCATCACCGCCGACATGCTGCCTCAGGATGTGGGTTCGATGGTGCCGGCGATGCCGACCAGCAACAATGGCGAGCACATCATGGGGCTGCCGCTACGTGAGGCGCGGGAGGTGTTCGAGCGTGACTACCTGATCGCGCAGATCAGCCGGTTCTCGGGCAACATTTCGCGCACCGCCGAATTCGTCGGCATGGAGCGTTCGGCGCTACACCGCAAGCTCAAGGCGCTTGGGGTTGGCTGA
- the hfq gene encoding RNA chaperone Hfq, with product MAADRAQNLQDTFLNHVRKTKTPLTIFLVNGVKLQGIVTWFDNFCLLLRRDGHSQLVYKHAISTIMPGAPIQLFEGGEDAPA from the coding sequence ATGGCGGCAGACCGCGCACAAAATCTACAAGACACCTTCCTGAATCACGTTCGTAAGACAAAAACGCCACTAACGATCTTTCTGGTCAATGGAGTGAAGCTGCAGGGGATTGTTACCTGGTTTGACAACTTCTGCTTGCTGCTTCGGCGCGACGGTCATTCGCAGCTTGTCTACAAGCATGCGATCTCGACCATCATGCCGGGGGCCCCGATTCAGTTGTTCGAAGGCGGCGAGGATGCTCCGGCTTGA
- the hflX gene encoding GTPase HflX codes for MEPLNREGNADRPRSAEGKQSGRVIVIGPYLRMRRGDADAQANDVVRDSEARLEEATGLARAIDLTIADALIAPVSQIRPATYLGKGKVEEITGLIAGHDIELVVLDCALSPIQQRNLEKAWNTKVLDRTGLILEIFGRRAKTKEGSLQVELAHLNYQRSRLVRSWTHLERQRGGFGFMGGPGETQIEADRRLIGDRITRLENELKKVQATRRLHRAGRQRVPYRVVALVGYTNAGKSTLFNRLTRADVQAADMLFATLDPTLRALSLPHGGKAMLSDTVGFISNLPTQLVAAFRATLEEVLEADIILHVRDISHEDAEAQERDVDTVLRQLGIDPDSGARILEVWNKIDRFDPDERENLRNIAARRPPERPCFLVSAVSGEGVNELLTAIEDRLAATRTTLVLSIDASDGAGISWLHRNAEVLNKELHDGRFDMTVRVDETKRDIVVSRFDAVPHVA; via the coding sequence TTGGAACCCCTCAACCGTGAAGGGAACGCCGATCGTCCGCGGTCGGCGGAGGGTAAGCAAAGCGGGCGGGTGATCGTCATCGGCCCTTATTTGCGAATGCGCCGCGGCGATGCCGATGCGCAGGCGAACGACGTCGTGCGCGATTCCGAGGCCCGGCTCGAGGAAGCGACGGGTCTGGCGCGCGCCATCGACCTCACGATCGCAGACGCGCTGATTGCGCCGGTCAGCCAGATCAGGCCTGCGACCTATCTCGGCAAGGGCAAGGTCGAGGAGATCACCGGCCTGATCGCGGGCCACGACATCGAACTTGTGGTGTTGGATTGCGCGCTGTCGCCGATCCAGCAGCGCAATCTCGAGAAGGCCTGGAACACCAAGGTTCTCGACCGCACCGGACTGATCCTGGAAATCTTCGGCCGCCGCGCCAAGACCAAGGAAGGTTCGCTGCAGGTCGAACTGGCGCATCTCAATTATCAGCGAAGCCGGCTGGTGCGCTCCTGGACCCATCTGGAGCGCCAGCGCGGCGGATTCGGATTCATGGGCGGCCCCGGCGAGACCCAGATCGAGGCCGACCGCCGCCTGATCGGCGATCGCATCACGCGGCTGGAGAACGAACTGAAGAAGGTGCAGGCGACGCGGCGGCTGCATCGCGCCGGCCGGCAGCGTGTGCCGTATCGCGTGGTAGCGCTGGTCGGCTACACCAACGCCGGCAAGTCGACGCTGTTCAACCGGCTCACGCGCGCCGATGTGCAGGCGGCCGACATGCTGTTTGCGACGCTCGACCCGACCCTGCGCGCGCTGAGCCTGCCGCATGGCGGCAAGGCGATGTTGTCCGATACCGTCGGATTCATTTCCAACCTGCCGACCCAGCTCGTCGCCGCGTTTCGCGCCACGCTGGAAGAGGTGCTTGAGGCCGATATCATTCTCCATGTTCGCGACATCTCGCATGAAGACGCGGAGGCGCAGGAGCGCGACGTCGACACCGTGCTGCGTCAGCTCGGCATCGATCCCGACTCTGGCGCACGCATCCTCGAAGTCTGGAACAAGATCGATCGCTTCGATCCCGACGAACGCGAAAATTTGCGCAACATCGCCGCGCGCCGTCCGCCGGAGCGGCCGTGTTTCCTGGTGTCCGCCGTATCAGGCGAGGGCGTGAATGAGCTGTTGACCGCGATCGAGGATCGGCTGGCGGCAACACGCACGACACTCGTTCTGTCGATCGATGCTTCCGACGGCGCCGGCATCAGCTGGCTGCATCGCAATGCCGAAGTGCTCAACAAGGAACTCCACGACGGACGCTTCGACATGACCGTGCGCGTCGACGAGACCAAGCGCGACATCGTGGTATCGCGCTTCGATGCGGTGCCGCACGTGGCGTGA